The nucleotide sequence tagtgtttcttgacatcagggctgccttcgattcgttggacaggactgttctctgggattgacttataattataattataagtcaagCTCCTACGAAGGAATACACAAAACATGATTTAGCATGACTTTAACCTTTTTTGCCATTCTAAACTGCGTTGAAATAAGATTAAACAGTGAGAGTTTCTAGTACTACTGACGGGATGAAAAGCATTTCGTTTCGCTTACCTCTTGTCATTCTAGAAACACAACCTAACTAATACCATACCTATGTTGTTATTGTTCATCATATTTCtcaacatacatatatattcgtTGGAATGACCTTCTGCGCGTAAATTCTGATTTAGACATACCAcaatttgtttgaatttttttgAGCTTACTAAATAGTAGATAAGTGAAATCCTTGGTCTGAGATCATAGATACCAATAGTTCGGTTATGACTACTTTccgttttgtttttctttaatgTTAGATTTTACTTTATTTCTGCTCATCTATACAACATTAATTAATTCACTATTGACATTTTTGTTCTAGGTCATTTCCTAGACTGGATTATGTAATTGAGTATATTCAGGCATTTTACATACCTATACACGAATGGGAGCATTGGTTAACTAACTATGGGACTAAATATTCACGATCTCAGTTAACTGGACTTGCATCATGTCTTTCACGATCTGATAAACGTCAGTATCAACGACTTATAAACACAATAAATCAAATTTACAATACAACAAATCAAACGAATTCATTTGGAAATGGTTTGTTGACCACTACGACGAGTTGAAAACTCATATAGTGTTTTATagaacattttattttgtatgtATATAATATTTATACGCGAGTCTTTTGAGTATGTCTTGCATTTGGATAAATACATGGATTTAGGTAGAATATAGAAACTAGAAAATAGAGGGAAAGAGAATGGATAGTACAAAAGTTTGTGGACTGTTAAGGAGAAAATTTGACTGTACACAATAGCCAGacactgaaatatttacatagaCTAGCTGTTGGACGATGATGCTTGAAATTTCATCATTTCAGCACGGAATGCAGAAGGATTAGACCATAGTTGAGCTGCTTGCCCATTTAAAGGACTATCATTATTGGGTTCTGTAACGGACAAGAAACATTATTAGAAGCATTCAGTTCAGAAGTATATTGCAAATAACACATGACAGTTGTGGAATACTTAACACTGCTCGATCACTATGTAGTGACCCATGTAATTTTTATCTAGTACTTAGTATTGATTTAGTCACTAGTTTAAGTGACTGACTGCACTATTTCGATGTTAAATAGTTAGAAGTGATCAGAAGAGAATTTCGCGACATTTTATGTCGGCTAGTATATGTTGACATGGCGTACTTAGTCTTGAGGGACCTGATACTCCTCATGATTTCCAAAGCCAAGTCACTACCGAGCTATTTGAGTAGCGACAGACCTGTAAAAATAATACATTCACACTGTCTGACCACTGATAGGTAGCTAGTATAATGTTTGTTTGATTTATAGCGATCGGATTCTGTCGATCATGCTTGGGAATAAAATTATCCTGGATTAGGTTTACATACTTACTAGTCAaactaaatgaatgaaatccagATATATGGAGCCTCACCATTACAATCAACTCTAATTGGTTAGTACCAACAACCTTAAAACACCTAAGctttttaatttattctacCGACATGAAGCACTGGACATACAATCAGGTGTATAATTCAATTACACAGGAGCTcagacatatatatacatatacaatctTTTAGTACACACGTTGGATGAGGATGCTAAACATTCTAGGACTACGCTGTTTTGTGCACAAGCAGTCAACAGAATTCAGAAATATAGATGCGATGTTAAAACACTAACCTGCTAATAAACTTCGAATAGATAACAGAAGATTTTCTACAGTCAGTAAAGGAGACCACATTTCTTTCAGAATATCTAAGCATATTACTCCACGAGTATCAACATTAGGATGATAACATTTCGAAACAAAACGCACATTTGGAGGACTGTATGGATAGTTAGGGCCAAACTCAAGTGAAAGTTTGTATTGCTGACCTTCATATACCTTTAAGAGACAAAGTCAGTAAGAtatcaatgattagaaaaaaatgAGGACCAGACAATGGCATCAAGAATTGACATTTATGTAAAAAGTTGATATACTTACCGTTCCATCAGGACCACGTATAGACGCTAGCCAACGAGTGAGATTTTCACCATCTGGAAATGCCGTCACGCTTTTGTCGTTAGACATCTGTAATAAACAATTAACATTAAATTAATATCAAGCAAATATAATAAGGTGTTCTTTGGGTTTGTATGAAATCTGGTCACTTAATATTTCAAATTCACTAGACTAATTTTCTCGGTAAGCTAACTGGTTCGATTTGCACATTTTTTTAACTTGGAAACTAGGCATATATACAAACGATAAATAACGGGATAAAATACAATTATTACATTGTCTGAATCATGTAAGTGTCAAGTCTTCAATGCACTCTGAGGGGCTTCAACAGACCACGCATTGACTAATTTTTACATTCCAAGGCAATGAGTTGCACATTTTCTTGAGGCCCAGTCACAAAGGAGTAACATGGTTATAACGTATCTCGTTTACCACGTACTTGGCCTTGAGTTTCATTGTGTAAGGTGTCGGTTGTCTGAACTAGACGTTGCATAGATCAAATGAACACACCAATTGGTGAAGGATAACTGGGAAT is from Schistosoma haematobium chromosome 6, whole genome shotgun sequence and encodes:
- the UBE2C gene encoding Ubiquitin-conjugating enzyme E2 C (EggNog:ENOG410V8W5~COG:O), whose product is MNGDSVSKRLQKELMELLMSNDKSVTAFPDGENLTRWLASIRGPDGTVYEGQQYKLSLEFGPNYPYSPPNVRFVSKCYHPNVDTRGVICLDILKEMWSPLLTVENLLLSIRSLLAEPNNDSPLNGQAAQLWSNPSAFRAEMMKFQASSSNS